One window of the Candidatus Chryseobacterium colombiense genome contains the following:
- the purM gene encoding phosphoribosylformylglycinamidine cyclo-ligase, producing MSNTYKSAGVDKEEGYKTVDKIKKAVGETHNSNVLNHLGSFGAFYEIGGYKNPVLVSGTDGVGTKLKVALDSKKYDSIGVDCFAMCANDILCHGAKPLFFLDYLACGKLDSEIAAEIVLGMVEACKDNNCALIGGETAEMPGMYQPGDYDVAGFCVGIVEKDQIIDGSKIKTGDKIIALPSSGFHSNGFSLVRKVFPDFNEEFEGKPLYETLLVPTRLYYKDIHKVLAEVEVAGIAHITGGGLYENIPRIIGDGLCASIDASKIQIPSIMLELEKRGGVAREEMFGTFNMGVGMIVVVDAEKAEKVLSLLDDAYEIGEITEGSEKIDLKF from the coding sequence ATGAGCAACACTTACAAATCAGCAGGAGTAGACAAAGAAGAAGGATACAAAACGGTTGACAAGATTAAAAAAGCTGTCGGTGAAACGCACAATTCAAATGTCTTGAATCATTTGGGAAGTTTTGGAGCTTTCTACGAAATCGGCGGATACAAAAATCCTGTTTTGGTTTCAGGAACAGATGGAGTAGGAACGAAGCTTAAAGTAGCTTTAGACTCCAAAAAATATGACTCTATTGGAGTAGATTGTTTCGCGATGTGTGCCAATGATATTCTTTGTCATGGTGCAAAACCATTATTCTTCCTAGATTATTTAGCTTGTGGAAAACTGGATTCTGAAATCGCGGCAGAAATTGTTTTAGGAATGGTGGAAGCTTGTAAAGATAACAACTGTGCATTAATTGGTGGTGAAACTGCTGAAATGCCGGGAATGTATCAACCTGGAGATTATGATGTTGCCGGATTCTGCGTAGGAATTGTTGAAAAAGATCAGATTATTGACGGATCCAAAATTAAAACAGGAGATAAAATTATCGCATTGCCAAGTTCAGGTTTCCATTCAAACGGATTTTCTTTGGTAAGAAAAGTTTTTCCTGATTTCAATGAAGAGTTTGAAGGAAAACCTTTGTATGAAACGCTTTTGGTTCCTACAAGATTATACTATAAAGATATTCATAAAGTACTTGCTGAGGTTGAAGTTGCGGGTATTGCGCACATTACAGGTGGTGGATTATACGAAAATATCCCAAGAATCATTGGAGATGGATTATGTGCTTCCATTGATGCTTCAAAAATTCAGATTCCAAGTATCATGCTGGAACTGGAAAAAAGAGGTGGAGTAGCTCGTGAAGAAATGTTCGGGACATTCAATATGGGGGTTGGAATGATCGTGGTAGTAGATGCTGAAAAAGCTGAAAAAGTATTAAGTCTTCTTGATGATGCTTACGAAATCGGAGAAATTACAGAAGGAAGCGAGAAGATTGATTTGAAATTTTAA
- a CDS encoding MFS transporter — MAEMLGRYDEGKSIGKEKPNLSILHIINMSMGFLGIQMAFGLQNGNASRILANFGADVHELSWFWLVAPVTGLIVQPIIGHMGDNTWSPLGRRKPYFLIGAILCAIGLVMLPNAASATQMMAANVLLLAVIFLAMMDASINVAMEPFRALVGDMLPKHQGTIGFSVQTILIGIGAVIGSELPNWLTRIGVSNEAPKGFVADNVIYAFYIGAAVLILSILYTIFTTKEYSPKEFAEFSGEKKEQDQTSKFTDIFKDFSNIPSQMKRLGVVQFFSWFALFTMWVFTTSALATHHFGLSPDDTHSVEFNKAGDLTGSLFGSYNFYAIFFAFALTPIAKFIGKKQTHALALACGGLGLISMYFIKDINNLWISMIGLGFAWASILAMPYAMLIDSIPQHKMGVYMGIFNFFIVIPQIINGIFGGPIVSGIFGKQAIDYIVVGGICMLLGSILTLFFIKSEAETPKEIEEEIKQVHF; from the coding sequence ATGGCAGAAATGTTGGGAAGATATGATGAAGGTAAATCGATAGGCAAGGAAAAGCCAAATTTATCGATACTTCACATCATCAATATGAGCATGGGGTTTTTGGGAATTCAAATGGCTTTTGGGTTACAAAACGGAAATGCAAGCCGGATCTTGGCCAATTTCGGAGCTGATGTTCATGAATTATCTTGGTTTTGGCTGGTTGCACCCGTTACTGGATTGATTGTTCAGCCTATTATTGGGCACATGGGCGACAATACCTGGAGTCCGCTGGGAAGAAGAAAACCTTATTTTTTAATTGGAGCGATTTTATGTGCCATTGGTTTGGTGATGCTTCCGAACGCTGCTTCCGCAACCCAAATGATGGCGGCGAATGTTCTATTATTGGCGGTCATTTTTCTGGCTATGATGGATGCTTCAATTAATGTAGCGATGGAGCCTTTTCGTGCACTCGTTGGAGATATGTTGCCAAAACATCAGGGAACTATAGGTTTTTCTGTTCAGACTATTTTAATTGGAATTGGAGCGGTTATTGGTTCTGAGTTGCCGAATTGGTTGACCAGAATAGGGGTTTCTAACGAGGCTCCGAAAGGATTTGTAGCAGATAATGTGATCTATGCATTTTATATTGGGGCTGCCGTTTTAATTTTATCAATTCTTTATACAATTTTTACAACCAAAGAATATTCGCCGAAGGAATTTGCGGAATTTTCAGGAGAGAAAAAAGAACAAGATCAGACCTCAAAGTTTACAGATATTTTCAAAGATTTTTCAAATATACCTTCCCAGATGAAAAGATTGGGAGTAGTTCAGTTTTTTTCATGGTTTGCACTGTTTACCATGTGGGTATTTACAACCAGTGCTTTAGCGACCCATCATTTTGGACTTTCACCTGATGATACCCATTCTGTAGAATTTAATAAAGCAGGAGATTTAACAGGAAGTTTATTTGGAAGCTATAATTTTTATGCTATTTTCTTTGCTTTTGCTTTGACACCGATTGCTAAATTTATTGGAAAAAAACAAACTCATGCCTTAGCTTTGGCTTGTGGAGGATTGGGTCTGATTTCAATGTATTTTATTAAAGATATTAATAACTTATGGATTTCAATGATCGGATTGGGATTTGCTTGGGCAAGTATTTTAGCAATGCCTTATGCCATGCTGATAGATTCCATTCCGCAACATAAGATGGGAGTATATATGGGGATTTTTAATTTTTTTATTGTAATTCCTCAGATTATTAATGGGATTTTTGGAGGACCTATTGTAAGTGGTATTTTTGGAAAGCAAGCCATTGATTATATCGTTGTCGGGGGGATTTGTATGCTTTTAGGATCAATACTAACCTTATTTTTCATTAAATCTGAAGCCGAAACTCCGAAAGAAATTGAAGAAGAAATTAAGCAGGTTCATTTTTAA
- a CDS encoding NAD(P)H-dependent oxidoreductase, whose translation MKILAIAGSNSETSINKLLVSYATSLIENAEVEIVDMNDFEMPIYKHQREVENGVPQQAVDFAAKIDAADLLLVSLSEHNGTYSTAFKNVFDWTSRIKNRAVWNEVPMLLMATAPGGRGGLGVLEAAEKRFPLHGGNIVDTFTLPFFNDNFDKEAGKISNEEKDSELRDKIKKISAIESILEK comes from the coding sequence ATGAAAATTTTAGCAATAGCAGGAAGTAATTCCGAAACATCAATTAATAAATTATTAGTTTCTTATGCAACTTCATTAATTGAAAATGCAGAAGTGGAAATCGTTGACATGAACGATTTTGAAATGCCGATTTACAAACATCAGAGAGAAGTAGAAAACGGAGTTCCTCAGCAGGCTGTAGATTTTGCAGCGAAAATAGATGCCGCGGATTTACTTTTAGTTTCTTTGTCTGAGCATAACGGAACCTATTCAACTGCATTCAAAAATGTGTTTGATTGGACTTCAAGAATTAAAAACAGAGCAGTGTGGAATGAAGTTCCGATGCTATTAATGGCTACAGCTCCCGGAGGAAGAGGTGGTTTAGGAGTTTTGGAAGCTGCGGAAAAACGTTTTCCTTTGCATGGAGGAAATATCGTAGATACTTTTACGCTTCCTTTCTTTAACGATAATTTCGATAAAGAAGCCGGTAAAATTTCTAATGAAGAAAAAGATAGTGAATTAAGAGATAAAATCAAGAAGATTTCTGCCATCGAATCTATCCTTGAAAAATAG
- a CDS encoding glycoside hydrolase family 97 protein: MKKITVGALLLSMMFVGVNAQSLKSPDGKFEMDFQIKQGVPYYNLKYNGKTVVEDSKLGLRLFKDASIKFASEIAKPEDAKFDLNNGFTKVDEKRDSKNETWQPVLGEKKNYINQYNELAVTLNQASTDRSIVVKFRLFNDGLGFRYEFPQQKNLNYFTIREEDSEIDFPTDMKAWWIVADYDSQEYKYQETKVSEIPARWPQAADANASQTLIKNAVQSPVMLKREGKEPLYINVAEAAVLNYPASHLEVDAQNFKFKTHLTADRQGAKGYIQTPSVTPWRTIIVSPKAEEVMASKMIFNLNEPTKYKDTSYIHPTKYMGVWWEMIIGKSQWAYSTAENVHLDTTDFTKLTPNGKHAANNTKVKEYIDFAAENGFQGLLIEGWNIGWEDWFGHSKEFVFDFITPYPDFNIKELNDYAHSKGIKLIMHHETSGSATNYERWADKAFQLMNKYGYDAVKTGYVGDIIPRGEHHYSQWTINHFYRIAEKANEYKIMVNSHESVRPTGESRTYPNYISAEAARGTEYEAFGGNNPDHQTILPFTRWMGGSMDYTPGIFQTKLDYYFPGDTRFVKTTLVKQLALYVTMYMPLQMAADLPENYKKHMDAFQFIKDVAADWDDTKILSAEPGDYIVTARKAKGTENWFVGGITDENKRDYTVDFSFLDKGQKYEATIYEDGKDADYINNPQSYNIYKKQITSKSKMNFKMARSGGFAISIKPVK; encoded by the coding sequence ATGAAGAAAATTACAGTTGGAGCGTTATTGCTCTCAATGATGTTTGTGGGTGTTAATGCACAATCTTTAAAATCGCCGGACGGAAAATTTGAAATGGATTTTCAGATAAAGCAGGGAGTTCCTTATTATAATCTTAAATACAATGGTAAAACAGTTGTTGAAGATTCTAAATTGGGATTGAGATTATTTAAAGATGCTTCAATAAAATTTGCCTCAGAAATTGCCAAACCGGAAGATGCTAAATTCGACTTAAACAATGGTTTTACAAAAGTTGATGAAAAACGTGATTCAAAAAATGAAACTTGGCAGCCGGTTTTAGGGGAAAAGAAAAATTATATCAATCAGTATAATGAATTGGCGGTTACGCTGAATCAGGCTTCTACCGATAGAAGCATTGTGGTAAAATTCAGATTGTTCAATGATGGTTTAGGATTCAGATATGAATTTCCTCAACAGAAAAACCTGAACTATTTCACCATTCGTGAAGAAGATTCTGAAATTGATTTCCCGACAGATATGAAAGCCTGGTGGATTGTTGCAGATTACGATTCCCAGGAATATAAATACCAGGAAACAAAAGTTTCTGAAATTCCGGCAAGATGGCCTCAAGCAGCCGATGCGAATGCGTCTCAGACTTTAATTAAAAATGCGGTTCAGTCTCCTGTAATGCTGAAAAGAGAAGGAAAAGAGCCTTTGTATATCAATGTTGCTGAAGCTGCAGTTCTGAATTATCCGGCTTCTCACCTTGAAGTGGATGCTCAGAATTTTAAATTTAAAACACACCTGACAGCGGATAGACAAGGAGCGAAAGGATATATTCAGACCCCTTCTGTTACTCCATGGAGAACAATTATTGTATCGCCAAAAGCAGAAGAAGTAATGGCGTCTAAAATGATCTTCAACCTAAATGAGCCTACTAAATACAAAGATACTTCTTATATTCACCCTACAAAATATATGGGAGTTTGGTGGGAAATGATCATCGGAAAATCTCAATGGGCGTATTCAACAGCAGAAAATGTACACTTGGATACAACCGATTTTACGAAGCTGACTCCAAACGGAAAACATGCGGCGAATAATACAAAAGTAAAAGAATACATTGATTTCGCTGCAGAAAATGGTTTCCAGGGCTTATTGATCGAAGGTTGGAATATCGGTTGGGAAGACTGGTTTGGCCATTCAAAAGAATTTGTTTTCGACTTTATCACGCCTTATCCGGATTTTAATATCAAAGAATTAAACGATTATGCGCACTCAAAGGGAATTAAATTAATCATGCACCACGAAACTTCAGGTTCAGCTACGAACTATGAAAGATGGGCAGATAAAGCATTCCAGCTGATGAACAAATATGGGTATGACGCTGTGAAAACCGGCTATGTTGGAGATATTATTCCAAGAGGTGAACACCATTATTCTCAATGGACGATCAACCATTTCTACAGAATTGCGGAGAAAGCTAATGAATATAAGATCATGGTAAATTCTCATGAATCTGTACGTCCTACAGGAGAAAGCCGTACTTATCCTAACTATATTTCTGCGGAGGCTGCACGTGGTACGGAATATGAAGCTTTCGGAGGAAATAATCCGGATCACCAGACTATTCTTCCGTTTACAAGATGGATGGGAGGTTCTATGGATTATACGCCGGGGATTTTCCAGACAAAATTGGATTACTATTTCCCCGGAGATACACGTTTCGTGAAAACTACGTTGGTAAAACAGTTAGCATTGTATGTAACAATGTATATGCCTCTTCAGATGGCTGCAGACTTACCGGAAAACTATAAGAAGCATATGGATGCTTTTCAGTTTATTAAAGATGTGGCAGCGGACTGGGATGATACGAAGATCTTATCAGCAGAACCTGGAGATTATATCGTAACAGCCAGAAAAGCTAAAGGAACTGAAAATTGGTTTGTAGGAGGAATTACCGATGAAAATAAACGAGATTATACCGTAGATTTCTCTTTCCTGGATAAAGGACAGAAATATGAAGCAACGATCTATGAAGATGGAAAAGATGCAGATTATATCAACAATCCTCAAAGCTATAATATCTACAAAAAACAGATTACAAGCAAGTCTAAGATGAATTTTAAAATGGCAAGAAGCGGAGGTTTTGCAATCTCTATAAAGCCTGTAAAATAA
- a CDS encoding collagen-like protein, which produces MKKKLLFVAILASVATVSAQTGNVGINTQQPTETLDVNGTLRVRALTDGSSSSTYDQVLVMKTDGTIGKASRSSLGSSSFNALVKTTIEPAGIHCSTGGLKVESGQDTNANGVLDASEVTSTNYVCNGAQGVQGIQGVQGPQGATGPTGATGVGLTNGTAGGQVYLTSSVSPYSPQAPQTASGDVLISSTAVTTIANNAITTAKVADNAITLAKISATGTKDNTTYLRGDGTWATPSGSGSSGGEGLGRLVDANNQLIGYVQSIGTSNYVIKTSNGYITTINVDGTFPGLQSYYGDSSCSGTIKYINSGNNTLQNRNGKYLYYEGTTGKFFKIDNVNANGYATNVAMSGIGYLYQVAGTCSPSSSTNFGWKVETTETTRATIGLPATITLPLTLQ; this is translated from the coding sequence ATGAAAAAAAAACTACTTTTTGTAGCTATTCTTGCCAGTGTAGCTACTGTAAGTGCTCAAACTGGCAATGTGGGAATTAATACTCAGCAACCTACCGAAACTTTAGATGTTAATGGAACTTTACGTGTTCGTGCATTAACCGATGGCAGCAGTTCTTCTACTTATGATCAGGTTTTGGTGATGAAAACAGACGGAACAATAGGTAAAGCTTCAAGGTCCTCTTTGGGAAGTTCTTCTTTTAATGCTTTAGTAAAAACTACCATTGAACCTGCAGGTATACATTGCAGTACAGGTGGATTGAAGGTTGAAAGCGGACAGGATACGAATGCTAACGGTGTTCTTGATGCATCAGAGGTTACATCTACAAATTATGTTTGTAATGGAGCACAGGGAGTGCAAGGGATACAGGGGGTTCAAGGTCCACAAGGTGCAACAGGACCTACTGGTGCAACAGGAGTGGGATTAACAAATGGAACAGCAGGAGGGCAAGTTTATTTAACCAGTTCTGTTTCTCCATATTCTCCTCAGGCTCCCCAAACTGCGTCTGGCGATGTGCTGATTAGCAGTACAGCGGTGACTACCATTGCAAATAATGCCATTACTACAGCGAAAGTTGCGGATAATGCCATTACTTTAGCTAAGATATCTGCAACAGGAACTAAAGATAATACAACCTATCTGCGAGGAGACGGGACTTGGGCAACTCCATCAGGAAGCGGTTCTTCCGGAGGTGAAGGGTTAGGAAGATTGGTAGATGCAAACAATCAGCTGATTGGATATGTACAAAGTATAGGAACTAGTAATTATGTTATTAAAACCAGTAATGGATATATTACTACTATTAATGTTGACGGTACTTTTCCAGGACTTCAAAGTTATTATGGAGATTCATCATGTAGTGGTACCATAAAATATATTAATTCAGGAAATAATACACTGCAAAATAGAAATGGGAAATATTTGTATTATGAAGGAACAACCGGCAAATTCTTTAAAATAGATAATGTGAATGCAAACGGATATGCGACAAATGTAGCAATGTCTGGGATAGGATATTTATATCAGGTTGCAGGTACTTGTTCTCCATCTTCATCAACAAATTTTGGTTGGAAAGTTGAAACTACAGAAACAACCCGTGCGACTATTGGCTTACCGGCTACCATTACACTTCCGCTGACCTTACAGTAA
- a CDS encoding SusE domain-containing protein codes for MKNIFKIFLIGIVSYFIVSCREEDDKAVLNSTSNGSLAVNKTSVILDETIADQAALTFTYTNPTFNPNVTFTNTVELATAGTNFSSVATQTVSMEQKTFSLTHLQLNTMLATLNIAPNVAKSIEIRLKSSLNATTAYYSNVVTVSITGYKPNPDLIYPKINVPGGYAGAAGYADWEPTNSPNLFSPGKDDKYRGFIYVTAPNSEYKFTINQDWAGDKGDDGTFTGKLLETNEVNVKAATAGTYYVNVNWVANTYSTVVANFGVIGDATPTGWGSDTDFVYNPTTKTYVINSIALSNTGVFKFRANDDWVMKFQPASADETLVSGTTVQSYLNSEGTVTGDPGYKVAQAGNYKIELDLHNSAYYKLTITKL; via the coding sequence ATGAAAAATATTTTCAAAATATTTCTGATAGGAATAGTGAGTTACTTCATTGTTTCTTGTAGAGAAGAAGATGATAAGGCTGTGCTTAATAGTACATCTAATGGGAGTTTAGCTGTAAATAAAACATCTGTAATTCTTGATGAAACAATTGCTGATCAGGCTGCACTTACTTTTACATATACAAACCCAACTTTCAATCCAAATGTAACATTTACAAATACAGTAGAACTTGCTACTGCTGGAACGAATTTTAGTTCTGTTGCAACACAAACTGTTTCAATGGAGCAGAAAACATTTTCTTTGACTCATTTGCAATTGAATACAATGTTAGCAACCTTAAATATTGCTCCAAATGTTGCCAAGTCAATTGAAATCAGGTTAAAATCAAGTTTAAATGCTACTACAGCTTATTATTCTAATGTAGTAACGGTTAGTATTACAGGTTATAAACCAAATCCGGATCTGATTTACCCTAAAATTAATGTTCCTGGAGGATATGCCGGAGCCGCAGGCTATGCAGATTGGGAACCAACAAACTCTCCAAATTTATTCTCTCCAGGCAAAGATGATAAGTATAGAGGATTTATCTATGTTACTGCGCCAAATAGCGAATATAAATTCACTATTAATCAGGATTGGGCAGGAGATAAAGGTGATGATGGAACATTTACAGGAAAACTATTAGAAACGAACGAAGTGAATGTAAAAGCAGCAACAGCAGGAACGTATTATGTTAATGTTAATTGGGTTGCAAATACATATTCTACGGTTGTTGCAAATTTTGGTGTGATTGGCGATGCAACTCCTACAGGTTGGGGCTCAGATACAGACTTTGTTTATAATCCTACTACAAAAACTTATGTAATCAATTCGATTGCTTTGTCAAATACTGGAGTGTTTAAATTTAGAGCTAATGATGATTGGGTGATGAAGTTTCAACCAGCTAGTGCAGATGAAACATTGGTTTCGGGAACTACAGTTCAGTCTTATTTAAATTCAGAAGGAACTGTAACAGGAGATCCTGGTTATAAAGTTGCACAAGCGGGTAATTATAAAATAGAATTAGACTTACATAATTCAGCTTACTATAAGCTAACTATCACAAAATTATAA
- a CDS encoding nuclear transport factor 2 family protein: protein MKKTTIFFAFIVFVLSFTTISAQAKFEKEKTEIRTMLDGFNVAAAKADFNTYFNYFADASTFIGTDATEVWDKKAFMIWAKPYFDKKRTWNFTSLKRNIYFSKDGKFAWFDELLDTQMKICRGSGVVEKIKGQWKLKQYVLSVTVPNEVVDKVVVEKTPIEDVLIQKLKK from the coding sequence ATGAAAAAAACTACAATATTCTTTGCATTCATAGTATTCGTACTGAGCTTTACCACTATTTCAGCCCAGGCAAAATTTGAAAAAGAAAAAACAGAGATCAGAACAATGCTTGATGGTTTTAATGTTGCTGCTGCAAAAGCTGATTTCAATACGTATTTTAATTATTTTGCTGATGCATCTACATTTATTGGGACAGATGCCACCGAAGTCTGGGATAAGAAAGCATTTATGATCTGGGCAAAACCTTATTTTGATAAAAAAAGAACCTGGAATTTTACTTCATTAAAAAGAAATATCTATTTCAGTAAAGACGGAAAGTTCGCTTGGTTTGATGAATTATTGGATACCCAAATGAAAATCTGCCGTGGTTCAGGAGTTGTTGAGAAAATAAAAGGCCAGTGGAAACTCAAGCAATATGTTCTTTCTGTAACCGTTCCTAATGAGGTGGTAGATAAAGTGGTGGTGGAAAAGACGCCGATCGAAGATGTATTAATCCAAAAACTGAAAAAATAA
- a CDS encoding pirin family protein: MKTVYHKADTRGHANHGWLNSYHTFSFANYQNQERTHFGVLRVLNDDTVTQGMGFGTHPHRDMEIISIPLEGDLEHKDSMGTTAVIKKGEIQVMSAGTGVMHSEYNKNKDQAVKFLQIWVFPREVGAEPRYDQKSIKEGEKINGFQQILSPNKNDDGVWIHQDAWFNLANFTKGNGKNYTLNKKGNGVYAFVLKGSAKVGDRILNERDGLGIWDTQSFNIEAVEDTEILLMEVPMELPSYLK, translated from the coding sequence ATGAAAACAGTATATCATAAAGCAGATACAAGAGGCCATGCCAATCACGGATGGCTAAATTCTTATCACACATTTAGCTTTGCAAATTATCAAAATCAGGAAAGAACACATTTCGGAGTATTGAGAGTATTAAATGATGATACCGTTACCCAGGGAATGGGGTTTGGAACACACCCTCATAGAGATATGGAGATCATTTCAATTCCTTTGGAAGGAGATCTTGAACATAAAGATTCGATGGGAACAACTGCCGTTATTAAAAAAGGAGAAATCCAGGTAATGAGTGCGGGAACAGGAGTTATGCACAGCGAATACAATAAAAATAAAGATCAGGCTGTGAAATTTTTACAAATCTGGGTTTTCCCTAGAGAAGTAGGAGCTGAGCCGAGATATGACCAGAAAAGTATTAAAGAAGGAGAGAAAATCAACGGGTTTCAGCAGATTTTATCACCAAATAAAAATGACGATGGAGTTTGGATTCATCAGGATGCTTGGTTTAATTTAGCTAATTTTACCAAAGGAAACGGTAAAAATTATACACTTAACAAAAAAGGAAACGGAGTCTATGCTTTTGTACTGAAAGGGAGCGCCAAAGTTGGAGACAGAATTCTAAATGAAAGAGACGGTTTGGGAATCTGGGATACCCAAAGTTTCAATATAGAAGCTGTTGAGGATACTGAAATCCTTTTAATGGAAGTTCCTATGGAATTACCGTCTTACCTTAAATAA
- a CDS encoding glycoside hydrolase family 13 protein yields the protein MKKIYTIIALSVAAVVFSQKPLDKVEPAFWWKGMKNPELQILVYGKDIAKNEIELSDGVQIKNIQKVENPNYVFVTVNTNEINVPKFKITVKNGKKNIDAYTYELKQRNPGSANRQSFTSKDVMYLIMPDRFANGDEKNDSNPHLTEKANRSLPNGRHGGDLRGVINNLDYIQNLGATSVWLTPVNEDNEKVYSYHGYAQTDLYKIDARYGTNEEYKELSQKLNRRNMKLVMDYVTNHWGVSHWMIQDLPTKDWIHWFTDGENGFKRSNYKTTTQFDTNASEIDKKLALDGWFDTTMPDINQKNPLVLKYLTQNAIWWIEYAELGGFRVDTYPYNDKEAMAKWAKAITDEYPNFNIVGETWLYTAGQISAWQKDSKTGEAANYNSYLPSVMDFMLYGDLPKALKEKEGWDSGLVKIYNVFTSDFLYPNINNVMVFFENHDTERWNEIFNADPKAYKLGLTLISTVRGIPQIYYGSEIGMRGDKNKRGDADIRRDFPGGWKSDHQNAFNLASQTPEQKEFYQFTQKLLNWRKDKEVIHTGKTKNFVPQNNVFVYFRYNEKESVMVVLNNNEKEETLDLKHFEESLKGFSKGKDIISDKEFSLQNNLTIPAKTSMVVELK from the coding sequence ATGAAAAAAATATATACAATTATTGCACTTTCAGTAGCTGCAGTTGTCTTTTCTCAAAAACCATTAGACAAGGTAGAGCCGGCGTTCTGGTGGAAAGGAATGAAAAATCCTGAACTTCAGATCTTGGTATATGGAAAAGATATTGCCAAAAATGAAATTGAACTTTCGGACGGTGTTCAGATTAAAAATATACAAAAAGTTGAAAACCCAAATTATGTTTTTGTAACGGTAAATACTAATGAAATCAACGTTCCGAAGTTTAAAATTACCGTTAAGAACGGGAAAAAAAATATAGATGCTTACACCTACGAATTAAAGCAGAGAAATCCGGGTTCTGCCAACAGACAATCTTTTACCTCAAAAGATGTCATGTATCTGATCATGCCTGATCGTTTTGCAAATGGTGACGAAAAAAATGATTCTAATCCACATTTAACGGAAAAAGCAAACAGAAGTCTTCCTAATGGCCGTCATGGAGGAGATTTAAGAGGTGTTATCAACAATCTTGATTATATTCAGAACTTAGGGGCTACATCCGTTTGGTTAACGCCGGTGAACGAAGATAACGAAAAGGTGTATTCCTATCATGGATATGCCCAGACAGATCTGTATAAAATTGATGCACGCTACGGAACCAATGAAGAGTACAAAGAACTTTCACAAAAATTAAATAGGCGGAATATGAAACTGGTGATGGATTATGTAACCAATCACTGGGGAGTTTCACACTGGATGATTCAGGATTTACCGACAAAGGATTGGATTCACTGGTTTACCGATGGAGAGAATGGTTTTAAACGATCTAATTATAAAACCACAACCCAGTTTGATACCAATGCCTCTGAAATAGATAAAAAGCTGGCTTTAGACGGATGGTTTGATACCACGATGCCCGATATTAATCAGAAAAACCCGTTGGTTCTTAAATATTTGACACAAAATGCAATCTGGTGGATAGAATATGCTGAATTGGGTGGCTTTCGCGTAGATACCTATCCTTACAATGACAAAGAAGCCATGGCAAAATGGGCCAAAGCCATCACTGATGAATATCCGAATTTTAATATCGTGGGTGAAACCTGGCTGTACACAGCTGGACAAATATCTGCTTGGCAAAAAGATTCCAAAACGGGAGAAGCAGCAAATTATAACTCTTATTTACCTTCTGTAATGGATTTTATGCTCTATGGAGACTTACCAAAAGCGTTAAAGGAAAAAGAAGGTTGGGATTCCGGATTGGTAAAGATATACAATGTTTTCACAAGCGATTTTCTGTATCCCAATATTAATAATGTGATGGTTTTCTTTGAAAATCACGATACCGAAAGATGGAATGAGATTTTCAATGCAGATCCGAAAGCCTATAAATTAGGATTAACATTAATTTCTACTGTCCGCGGAATTCCACAAATTTATTATGGTTCCGAAATAGGAATGCGTGGAGATAAAAACAAAAGAGGGGATGCGGATATCAGAAGGGATTTTCCGGGAGGCTGGAAATCTGATCATCAAAATGCCTTTAATCTTGCTTCCCAAACCCCTGAACAAAAAGAATTTTATCAGTTTACTCAGAAATTATTAAACTGGAGAAAAGATAAAGAAGTCATTCATACCGGAAAAACTAAAAATTTCGTTCCTCAGAATAATGTTTTTGTGTATTTTCGATATAATGAAAAAGAAAGTGTGATGGTTGTTTTAAATAACAATGAAAAAGAAGAAACATTGGATCTGAAACATTTTGAGGAATCTTTAAAAGGATTTTCAAAAGGAAAAGACATCATTTCCGACAAAGAATTTTCATTACAAAACAACTTGACCATACCCGCAAAAACATCGATGGTTGTTGAATTGAAATAA